In Caproiciproducens sp. NJN-50, the following are encoded in one genomic region:
- a CDS encoding FliO/MopB family protein translates to MRLSMSYASDLLPLLFALVAIAAILYLCFLLSRFVAKKANSAANTANIRILERVALAQDKGLAIARICGRCYLIGFSSDRVEILKEIDEMELRSSEPGNGRSFVDALNAALKGRLDLTGHGKKHKLDKH, encoded by the coding sequence ATGAGGCTGAGCATGAGCTATGCATCGGATCTTCTCCCGCTGCTTTTTGCGCTGGTTGCAATTGCCGCCATCCTGTACCTGTGTTTCCTTCTCAGCCGGTTTGTGGCAAAAAAGGCGAACAGCGCGGCGAACACGGCCAACATCCGCATTCTGGAGCGTGTTGCGCTGGCCCAGGACAAGGGGCTTGCCATCGCGCGGATCTGCGGCCGCTGCTATCTCATCGGGTTTTCATCCGACAGGGTTGAAATTTTGAAGGAAATCGACGAAATGGAGCTTCGTTCTTCCGAACCCGGGAACGGGCGGAGTTTTGTGGATGCTCTGAACGCCGCGCTGAAGGGCAGATTGGATTTGACTGGCCATGGTAAAAAACATAAGCTTGACAAGCACTGA
- a CDS encoding response regulator, with protein MEKKIMLVDDAAFMRMMIKDTLSKNGYTDIIEANNGQIAVTNYAAEKPDLVIMDITMPVMDGLQALKEIRAQDPDANIIMCSAMGQEAMVVDALKQGAKDFIVKPFKADRIMKTVKGILG; from the coding sequence ATGGAAAAGAAAATCATGCTGGTGGATGACGCTGCTTTTATGAGGATGATGATTAAAGACACCCTGTCAAAAAACGGCTATACCGACATTATCGAAGCGAATAACGGACAGATTGCCGTTACGAACTACGCCGCCGAAAAGCCGGATCTGGTCATCATGGACATCACGATGCCCGTGATGGACGGGCTGCAGGCGCTGAAGGAAATTAGGGCGCAGGACCCGGACGCCAACATCATCATGTGCTCCGCCATGGGGCAGGAGGCGATGGTGGTCGACGCGCTCAAACAGGGTGCAAAGGATTTTATCGTCAAGCCGTTCAAGGCGGACCGCATCATGAAAACCGTAAAGGGTATCCTGGGCTGA
- the fliP gene encoding flagellar type III secretion system pore protein FliP (The bacterial flagellar biogenesis protein FliP forms a type III secretion system (T3SS)-type pore required for flagellar assembly.), which translates to MRASAAAVDVNINGNGANTLEIIEMLTLLALLPSILIMTTCFTRIVIVLSFLRNALGLQQTPPNQVVIGISLFLTLFIMSPVVTKINTDAYQPYKEEKITQEEFLQKASVPLKEFMLKNTKKEDLNLFVNLAKQDSKTPAEQMPITLVIPAFMTSELKRAFIIGFLLYIPFMIIDMIVSSTLMSMGMIMLPPATISLPFKLLLFVLVDGWDLLFKTLASGFHL; encoded by the coding sequence ATGAGGGCCTCGGCCGCCGCGGTGGACGTCAATATTAACGGGAACGGCGCGAATACCCTGGAAATCATTGAGATGCTCACCCTCCTCGCGCTCCTGCCGTCCATCCTGATTATGACGACCTGTTTCACGCGCATTGTGATCGTTCTCTCTTTTCTGCGCAACGCTCTCGGGCTGCAGCAGACGCCGCCGAACCAGGTGGTGATCGGCATTTCCCTTTTCCTGACTCTGTTCATCATGTCCCCGGTCGTGACCAAAATCAACACGGACGCCTATCAGCCGTACAAGGAGGAAAAGATCACGCAGGAGGAGTTCCTTCAGAAGGCGAGCGTGCCGCTCAAGGAATTCATGCTGAAAAACACCAAAAAGGAAGACCTGAACCTGTTTGTCAACCTTGCAAAGCAGGACAGCAAGACCCCCGCGGAGCAGATGCCGATCACCCTGGTGATCCCGGCATTTATGACCAGCGAACTCAAGCGGGCGTTTATCATCGGCTTTCTCCTTTACATCCCGTTCATGATCATCGACATGATCGTCTCCAGCACTCTGATGTCCATGGGCATGATCATGCTCCCGCCGGCGACGATATCCCTTCCGTTCAAGCTGCTGCTGTTTGTTCTGGTGGACGGATGGGATCTGCTGTTTAAAACACTGGCCTCAGGTTTCCACCTGTAG
- the flhB gene encoding flagellar biosynthesis protein FlhB: MPGASSENKTEKATPKKREDERKKGNLFQSADVVSSLSILAVFVMLRIAFPYLYRYLSNFIVTYLSYAATKSSLTQSGAMDVLRDAWVAILLVSSPVLFSSLLAAVLATGMQTRFKFSGEKIKFKFSNINPIEGFKRLFSIRSVAELLKSIAKTAAIGYVMYLQMRKICAGCIAMMGSDLLESAVGILNDIMDMVIQMTLVFIAIAAADYFFQWWDFERNIRMTKQELKEEYKELEGNPETKGRIRQVQRKISGRRMMQQVPQADVIVRNPTHVAVALRYRAEEDGAPVVVAKGQDYLALKIIEIAQQHHIPMKEDRPLAHALYAAVEVNAQIPQEFYQAMAEVMAWVYRLKQEGEER; encoded by the coding sequence GTGCCGGGGGCTTCGTCGGAAAACAAAACGGAAAAAGCGACGCCGAAAAAGCGGGAGGACGAACGGAAGAAGGGCAATCTCTTTCAAAGCGCCGACGTAGTCAGTTCCCTTTCCATTCTGGCGGTCTTTGTCATGCTCCGCATCGCCTTCCCTTATCTTTACCGCTATCTGTCCAATTTCATCGTCACGTATCTTTCCTATGCCGCCACCAAAAGCTCCCTGACGCAGTCGGGGGCCATGGATGTTCTTCGGGACGCCTGGGTTGCGATTCTGCTCGTGTCCTCTCCCGTTCTGTTCTCGTCCTTGCTCGCGGCCGTATTGGCGACAGGCATGCAGACCAGATTCAAATTTTCCGGCGAAAAAATCAAATTCAAATTTTCCAACATCAACCCCATCGAAGGATTCAAGCGCCTGTTTTCGATCCGATCGGTTGCGGAACTGCTGAAATCGATCGCCAAGACGGCCGCGATCGGATACGTCATGTACCTGCAGATGAGGAAGATCTGTGCGGGCTGCATCGCGATGATGGGCAGCGACCTGCTGGAATCGGCGGTTGGAATACTGAACGACATCATGGATATGGTCATCCAGATGACGCTCGTGTTCATCGCGATTGCCGCGGCAGACTACTTTTTTCAGTGGTGGGACTTTGAGCGCAATATCCGCATGACAAAGCAGGAATTGAAGGAAGAGTACAAGGAACTGGAGGGAAACCCTGAAACGAAGGGGAGAATCCGCCAGGTACAGCGCAAAATCTCAGGGCGGCGCATGATGCAGCAGGTGCCTCAGGCAGACGTGATCGTCCGGAATCCGACGCATGTCGCCGTAGCGCTCCGGTATCGCGCGGAGGAGGACGGCGCGCCCGTCGTGGTGGCCAAAGGACAGGACTATCTGGCCCTGAAAATCATTGAGATCGCGCAGCAGCACCACATTCCGATGAAAGAGGACAGGCCGCTCGCGCATGCCCTCTACGCGGCGGTCGAGGTCAACGCTCAGATCCCGCAGGAATTTTATCAGGCGATGGCCGAGGTCATGGCATGGGTCTACCGCCTGAAGCAGGAAGGAGAGGAAAGATGA
- a CDS encoding flagellar biosynthetic protein FliR codes for MKLDYNYTLLMLIFLRMTGCVFFNPILGRRNLPNLVKIGLTLMLSLFTYRLTPDRSLQIHSFLVLFVSGLKELLVGFMIGYIIQLFLSVIVMGGEMSDMQVGISMSKIYDPQSDVSMPLSASLLNAMYLLMFFATNAHLTLIQVFVRLGAVVPYGDGLQLKASLFGGLAALLGQMLVYAVKLSLPMVAVQLLGEIGTGLMMRAVPQIDVFTVQIQLKILIGFLVMLILVPPYASFLERLTTLMFDRISGLYAALA; via the coding sequence ATGAAACTGGATTACAATTACACACTTCTCATGCTGATCTTCCTGCGCATGACGGGCTGCGTTTTCTTTAACCCGATCCTTGGCAGGCGCAACCTGCCGAATCTAGTCAAGATCGGGCTGACGCTGATGCTTTCCCTGTTTACTTACCGCCTGACGCCGGACCGCTCGCTTCAGATCCACTCCTTTCTCGTCCTTTTTGTCTCCGGGCTGAAGGAGCTTCTGGTCGGCTTTATGATCGGCTATATCATTCAGCTGTTTCTTTCGGTCATCGTGATGGGCGGAGAAATGTCGGATATGCAGGTGGGCATTTCCATGTCGAAAATTTACGACCCCCAGAGCGACGTTTCCATGCCGCTTTCCGCCTCGCTGCTCAATGCGATGTATCTTCTGATGTTTTTCGCCACCAATGCGCACCTCACTCTGATTCAGGTATTCGTCAGGCTAGGCGCCGTTGTTCCCTACGGCGACGGGCTCCAGCTGAAAGCGAGCCTGTTCGGCGGCCTTGCCGCTCTTTTGGGGCAAATGCTGGTTTATGCGGTGAAGCTGTCGCTGCCGATGGTGGCGGTGCAGCTGCTCGGGGAGATCGGCACCGGCCTGATGATGCGCGCGGTGCCCCAGATTGATGTCTTCACCGTCCAGATCCAGCTCAAGATTTTAATCGGTTTTCTTGTGATGCTCATCCTTGTCCCGCCTTACGCTTCGTTTCTCGAGCGGCTGACGACCCTGATGTTTGACCGGATCAGCGGTCTGTACGCCGCGCTGGCTTAG
- the fliQ gene encoding flagellar biosynthesis protein FliQ — protein MTVSKVMEIMHAAMLVILKIASPILIASMLVGLVISILQAATQIHEQTVAFVPKLFTIAAVLVLLGPWIMQVMNDFMQYIFGLIVSLN, from the coding sequence ATGACCGTTTCAAAAGTCATGGAGATCATGCATGCCGCCATGCTGGTCATCCTCAAAATCGCCAGCCCGATTCTGATTGCAAGCATGTTGGTCGGCCTTGTCATATCCATCCTCCAGGCGGCGACTCAGATCCATGAACAGACGGTGGCCTTTGTCCCGAAGCTGTTCACCATCGCCGCCGTCTTGGTCCTGCTGGGGCCGTGGATCATGCAGGTCATGAACGATTTTATGCAGTATATCTTTGGCCTGATTGTTTCCCTGAACTGA